The DNA segment GATTCGGAAGGAACAGGTCGAGAAGGCTTTTGACGCACGAGTCACCGATATGAGCCTTCTGTCTGAAAGTGCACAGGTGCACAAGGCGTTGGCGACCCTGCTGGACTATAAAACAGCGGTCAATGGTCTGGCTGAGTTGGATCTGGATGTCACCACGGCGGAGTATCATACCCTTCATAAGCAATTGTCACCCGTTTTCAGGAAGTTTATCAAGGAATACGGGTACTACGATTTATATCTTATGGATGCAGACGATGGGCATGTGTTGTATTCCGTTTTGCGGGAAGAAGATATTGGGACCAATCTTGTTACTGGCCCCTTTAAAAATTCCCGGTTGGCTGAGATGTGGCGCAAGGTTGTTTCCACTGGCCGGGAAACCGTGGTTGATTTTGGGAAATATGAACCGAGCGGAGGTATCCCCTCGGCGTTTATCGGTATCCCTGTCAGGAACGATGCACATGCCATCATCGGAGTCTTCGCTTTGCAGGTGCAGAGTCAATTCATCACTTCATTGATGGATTCCCGTGTGGGATTGGGAAAGACCGGAGAGTCCTACCTGCTCAACTGGGACCCGCTGACCGACCTTTTCGAGCTGCGTAGCAATATGGAGACCATGGGCAAGGGAGATTATGTCGTCGGTTATGCGCTCAATCGTCATCTCGACTACTGGGAAGACGCAGTGGAAGCGGGGCAGCTTGGCGGGCATAATACCTACAAGGATAGTGAAGGCAACGAAGTCCTGGTCGCCTACGACAAGCTGAGTATCCAGGGGTTGAACTGGTATCTCATTTCAAAGATCAACAAGAGCGAAGTCACGGCTCCGACGCAGGAATTGACTTTCAAGATCCTGGTCCTGGCAGCGGGCCTCGTTTTGATCATCGCTTTTGTTGCCTGGTTCATTTCCCGGCGAATTACCCGGCCTATTCTGGAAGATGTCCGGTTCGCCAAGGATATTTCCAATGGAGCATACGACACGGTCCTGCATCTCGATCAACGGGATGAATTGGGGCAGCTCGCTGAAGCGCTCAATTCCATGGCCCGTAATCTTGCAGACCAGCATTGGCTTAAATCCGGGAAGGAAGGCCTTGATGACGACCTGCGGGGTGAGCACGACCTTGGCTTGTTGGCCAAGCGATTCGTCAAGTTTTTCGTGACGCACATGAACGCTCAACTCGGCGCGTTATATCTGAGTGATGGCGAGAAACTCGATTTGGCGACAAGTTATGCTTTTACGGACCGGCGGGGTAATTTCAATTCCTTCAATATGGGTGAAGGCATGGTCGGACAGGCTGCATTGGAAAACGAAACCATTCTTTTCTCCGATGTTGATCATGGTGCGCCGGAAGTCAATTATGGTGCAGGACAGACCATGCCGTCCAATTTTATGATTACTCCCATAGCGTCGGAGGGTGTGGTTCTGGGAGTCCTGCTGGTCGGTTCTTTGTCACCATTTACGGACTTGCAGAAACGGTTTGTTGAAATGAATTCCGAAAATGCCGCGATTCTGTTCAACGCAGCCCAGTCCAGAGAAACGATTCGCAAATTGCTTGACGATGCTCAGGAGCAGCAGAAAAAGCTGCATCTGGCAAATAAGGAGCTTGAGGAACAGGCTCGGGCGCTCAAAGAATCCGAAGCCGAATTACAGGCCCAGCAGGAAGAGCTGCGGGTCACCAATGAGGAATTGGAAGAGCAGGCCAAGGCGCTCAAGGAGTCGGAATCAATTCTCCAGGCCCAGCAGGAGGAACTGCGGGTCACCAATGAGGAACTGGAAGAGCACACCCAGACTCTGGAAGAGCAGAAGGATGCCATCCGCAAAAAGAATTCCGAACTGATCAAGGCTCAGGAAGTGGTTAAGCAAAAAGCCCACGACCTTGAGATTGCCAGCAAATACAAGTCAGAGTTTTTGGCAAACATGTCCCATGAATTACGGACGCCACTCAATTCCATTCTTATTCTGTCGCAACTTTTCGGCAACAACAAGGATGGGAATTTAACGCCCAAGCAGATTGAATCCGCCATGGCTATTCATTCTTCGGGATCAGACCTTTTATCATTGATCAACGAGATTCTTGATCTTTCCAAGGTGGAGGCTGGGAAAGTCGAGCTGGTTATCGAGGATATTCCGGTTAAAACTATTGTCAATGATATCAGACGAATGTTTAAAGATGTTGCGGCAGACAAGGGGCTGGCATTTGATGTTTCCGTGGCGCCCGGATTGAGCGAGACGATCAAGACTGATTCCCAACGGCTCCATCAGGTTCTCAGGAATTTGCTGACCAATGCTTTTAAGTTTACTCGGCAGGGGCTTGTTGCCCTGACAATCGATCGCCCTTCACCCGAGCGGACGCCAGATTGGCTGAGCCAGGAATCTGCTTTTTCCTTTGCAGTTCGAGATGAAGGCATCGGAATTCCTCAAGAACAACAAGTCGCGATCTTTGAGGCATTTCAACAGGCGGACGGCTCAACGAGTCGGAAATATGGCGGAACCGGTCTTGGATTATCTATTTCCAAAGAGTTGGTCAAACTGTTGGGCGGTGCCATTTATCTCGAGAGTGAAGAGGAAAAGGGCAGCACGTTTACGATCGTTTTGCCCGAGAAATACGTTCCGCTCGCCACACGAGCGCAGGCCGAGTTCCCATCGTCACGGATTGAGGAAGAGCAAACCGGGGAAGAGTCTTTCCAGGCCGAAGCCCTTTCGCCGGAGAACGCGGTGCCCAGTGCTGTCCATTTCGAGGATGAGGAGCCTGTTCTTCATTTTGAAGCCTCGGGGGACGAATCAAGAAGGACGAACGTTGCATCACGACTTCCCTCCGCTGAATTTGTCGAGGATGACCGCAACGAGGTTGTCCCTGAGAGTAAAAGCCTTCTGATAATTGAG comes from the Pseudodesulfovibrio piezophilus C1TLV30 genome and includes:
- a CDS encoding response regulator, with the protein product MLRFSDIPIRQKLIFLFLVTGIIPLLIVGVVSNTLTVKTLIKKSFEELGSVQAIRKEQVEKAFDARVTDMSLLSESAQVHKALATLLDYKTAVNGLAELDLDVTTAEYHTLHKQLSPVFRKFIKEYGYYDLYLMDADDGHVLYSVLREEDIGTNLVTGPFKNSRLAEMWRKVVSTGRETVVDFGKYEPSGGIPSAFIGIPVRNDAHAIIGVFALQVQSQFITSLMDSRVGLGKTGESYLLNWDPLTDLFELRSNMETMGKGDYVVGYALNRHLDYWEDAVEAGQLGGHNTYKDSEGNEVLVAYDKLSIQGLNWYLISKINKSEVTAPTQELTFKILVLAAGLVLIIAFVAWFISRRITRPILEDVRFAKDISNGAYDTVLHLDQRDELGQLAEALNSMARNLADQHWLKSGKEGLDDDLRGEHDLGLLAKRFVKFFVTHMNAQLGALYLSDGEKLDLATSYAFTDRRGNFNSFNMGEGMVGQAALENETILFSDVDHGAPEVNYGAGQTMPSNFMITPIASEGVVLGVLLVGSLSPFTDLQKRFVEMNSENAAILFNAAQSRETIRKLLDDAQEQQKKLHLANKELEEQARALKESEAELQAQQEELRVTNEELEEQAKALKESESILQAQQEELRVTNEELEEHTQTLEEQKDAIRKKNSELIKAQEVVKQKAHDLEIASKYKSEFLANMSHELRTPLNSILILSQLFGNNKDGNLTPKQIESAMAIHSSGSDLLSLINEILDLSKVEAGKVELVIEDIPVKTIVNDIRRMFKDVAADKGLAFDVSVAPGLSETIKTDSQRLHQVLRNLLTNAFKFTRQGLVALTIDRPSPERTPDWLSQESAFSFAVRDEGIGIPQEQQVAIFEAFQQADGSTSRKYGGTGLGLSISKELVKLLGGAIYLESEEEKGSTFTIVLPEKYVPLATRAQAEFPSSRIEEEQTGEESFQAEALSPENAVPSAVHFEDEEPVLHFEASGDESRRTNVASRLPSAEFVEDDRNEVVPESKSLLIIEDDVNFAKIMRDFAQERSFKCIVAEDGETGLHFADFYKPSAIILDIGLPGIDGWTVMERLKDNPELRHIPVHFMSAADSSLDAMRMGAVGFLSKPVSLDKVADAFGRIENVISKPVSKLLLVEDDAIQRESIQQLIGNGDVETVAVATGHEAYEELNKGVYDCMILDLGLEDMSGFDLLEKIRRSDTTSRVPIIVYTGRDLTRLEENKLNRYAESIIIKGAKSPERLLDESALFLHRVESELPEDKQKMLKMVHDKEAVLSGKTILLVDDDMRNVFALSSVLEEKTMDVVIARNGLEAIDKLKEHDEIDLVLMDIMMPLMDGYEAMQAIRKEHKYAKLPMIALTAKAMKGDRSKCIEAGANDYLAKPVNTDKLLSMLRVWLY